The DNA sequence CCAAAGTAAAGCAACCATGTAGTCTTCACTGGCATTCGCTGCGTAGAGAGTGATGGCGACGAGAGGATGCGAGGACGCTGCTCTCCCGCTGAGCTACGCCCCGGTAGATCGAGGCGGCCGGATTCAGACCGGCGACTCCAAGGTGCAAACGATGTAGGCATCAGCGGGCGAGGGGAGCCCTGCCTCGCGGGACGAGGGCCAGCGTTGTGGCCCTCCAGAAGGACGCGAGCGACAGCGACGCGGACGCGAAGGCCGGGAGCGAGCGACAGCGAAGCGAACGCGAAGGCCGGCGACACCGGAGCGAGCGACAGCGAAGCGAGCAACCTCCATCCCGCCAGGGCGGCCAGCGAGCGCGACAGCGCGAGCGCGAGCCGCAGGGCCCCCAGCGCTCCGTCGCTGGGGTCGGCGGCGAAGCGCGCGGAGCGCGCGACCCGCCGTAGTCGGGAGGGGGGCCCCATGGGCGCTCTGCCCCATGGGGGGAGGGCCTGCGTTCAGGCCCTCCAGAAGGGAAAGTGGGCCGACGGGACTCGCACCCGCTAATGGCCTGGGTCACAGCCAGGCGCCTCGACGACTTCGGCTTCGGTCCACAGAAACTGGAGTGCCTCGAGCTGGAGTCGCACCAGCACCTCCCGGATTTCACCCAGGCGCTCGACTGTCGAGCTGTCGAGGCAGCGCGACGACGAGCGAGGGTGAGACTGAGCTCCCGAGGGAATCGAACCCTCGTACGTACTCGTCGGAGCCATGTAGTCCCACGTGCATTCGTCGCGTAGCGCCGCCGGAAGGAGTCGAACCTTCACACCCCCGGTTAACAGCCGGGTGCTCTGCCGTTGAGCCACGGCGGCGTTCGGACCTCGGGGCGCCTGCCACGCGCCCCTGAGGAGACCTGATTTTCAAGGATCGGCCCCACTGGGTGAGGCGTTGCCGCGCCGAGGAGTCGCACCCCGACCTTCCGGTTCAGAGCCGGATGTCCTGCTGTTGGACCAGCGCGGCGATGATGAAGCGCCAGGGAGTCGCACCCCGATCGACCGGTTAAGAGCCGGTTGCTCTGCTGTTGAGCTAGCGCCCCAGAAACAAAAAGGCCGTCTGCGTACACACAGACGGCCCGAAGAAGTCGCAATGAGTCGACTTCACCGTCTGCGATGAATCTCCTGAGAGAAGCAATCTAGATGGGATGAATGCTGATTGAGAAGGGTCGCCGAACACACGCCCGGTTCGCGTCCCGACGCCGGACGCAGGGCTCCCATCACGCGTCCGAGGGGGACACGCGCGGCGCTCATCGAGCGAGGGCGGGCGGCTGGTTTTGCCGCTCCGACCCGGAGGGCGGGGCTGGGTTGCATGGAGAGGTCTGACGTCTGAGAGGAGAGAAAGTTCGCTTCGGAGGTCGTGTCTACGGAAGGAGAGGGTGGCTGGGCGAAGAGAGGAGCTGGAACGAAAAAGGGCCGCCTGGTTGTCCCGGGCGGCCCAAAATACGCAAAAAGCGTATGGATCTCGCCCCTATGGAATGTGCGCCTCGCGGCTCGGAAGCTGGCTGCCCGACAGCAGACCGAACGACAAGCCTTCGGGCTTGCCCGCGTCCAGCTTGCCCGCGATCAGCATGCCCAGGCCCAGCATGTCGGTTCGGAAGGAACCGCCGATATCGCTCACGAATTTCTCGTGTGAGGCGTGAACCTGACACGCGCCTTCGCGAAACAGATCACGCCCGTTCGGCCTCTCGGCCGGCTGGCGTCCCGTCTCGGGTTGTTGCGTGCGCGACATGATGTGTTGGTCTTAACCCAGCCCGCGAGCCGTGTCAAAGAAAAAGTGATGGCGAAGACGAGAAAAGTTCTTCTCGATCAATCGAGGTTCTCTTCGCGCACTCGGTTCAGCGCTTCGAGAAAGACCTTCGCCTTCAGCTCGGTCTCTGCGATCTCTCGGTCCGGATCGCTCGCGCTGACCAACCCGCCGCCCGCGAAGTAGGTCGCGATGTCGTCCGCGATCACCGCGGTACGGATCGCCACGGCGAGGGAGAGGCCGCCCCCGCGATCGATGTACCCGAGCGCTCCCGTGTAGACGCCGCGGGCGCAAGGCTCCTCGCGTTCGATGAGCTCCATCGCGCGCAGCTTCGGCGTGCCGGTGATGCTGCCCGGCGGGAAGGTGGCCTCGAGGATCTCCCGCAGCCCGACGTCCTCGCGCGTCTCGCACTCCACGGTGGACACGAGGTGGCTCAGCCCCGCGAACGGCTCGACACGGAGCGGCGCGCGGACCTTCACGCTGCCCGTGGTCGCGACGCGGGAGAGATCGTTGCGCATCAGATCCACGATCATCGCGTGCTCGGCGCGCTCCTTGTCGTCGCTGCTCAGCCGCGCCGCCTCGGCCGCGTCGTCGGAGCCGCTGCGGGCGATGGTGCCTTTGATCGGGCTCGTCCACAGACGTCGGTCCCGGCGGTCCCATCGCAGGAAGCGCTCCATGGTGCGGCCCAGCACCGCGTGACCGGGCCGCTCGAGGTACATGCCCAACGGGACCGGGCTCGCGGCCCGCATCGCGCGCCAGAGGACGAGAGGGCTGCCCTCGTACGGGGCGGTCCATCTCCGAGCGAGGTTCACCTGGTAGATCTCTCCGGCCGCGATGGCCGCGAGCGCGCGCTCGATCGCCCCGCGATGAGCGCTCGCCGCGGGCACCGTCGCCGGTCCGACGACGGCGCGTGACTCGACCTCGCTGGCCGCCTCCAGCCGGTCTCGGAGTGTCTCGAGCGCGCGAGGATCCGAGCCGACCACCCACCCCGCCCCCGCGACGTGATCGATCGCCACGAGCGCCTCGTAGCGGGACAGGCAGACCACGGGCTGCGCGCCGCGCGTGTGCCTCATCGGAGCACGCAAGCCCAGGCGACGCGCCTCCGACCACGCGGCGTCATAGGCCACGTAGCCGATCCACCAGGGCAGCATCGCGTGGTCGAGCGGCGCGCCCTCGATCGCGCCCGACGTGCCCTCGATCCCGTCGAAGGGCGCCCACGGGTCCTCGGCGAAAGACGCCACCCGCGTCTCCGCCGGCTCGCTCGCGAGGAAGGTCCAGCGGCCCTCGGGGTGACCCGGCTCCCCGTCCAGCCAGACGCGGCCGTTCGGATCGAGCGCGCGAATCATCGCGTCGAGTGGCGGAAGGCGCCGGAGGGGCAGGGC is a window from the Sandaracinaceae bacterium genome containing:
- a CDS encoding anthranilate synthase component I family protein encodes the protein MIRALDPNGRVWLDGEPGHPEGRWTFLASEPAETRVASFAEDPWAPFDGIEGTSGAIEGAPLDHAMLPWWIGYVAYDAAWSEARRLGLRAPMRHTRGAQPVVCLSRYEALVAIDHVAGAGWVVGSDPRALETLRDRLEAASEVESRAVVGPATVPAASAHRGAIERALAAIAAGEIYQVNLARRWTAPYEGSPLVLWRAMRAASPVPLGMYLERPGHAVLGRTMERFLRWDRRDRRLWTSPIKGTIARSGSDDAAEAARLSSDDKERAEHAMIVDLMRNDLSRVATTGSVKVRAPLRVEPFAGLSHLVSTVECETREDVGLREILEATFPPGSITGTPKLRAMELIEREEPCARGVYTGALGYIDRGGGLSLAVAIRTAVIADDIATYFAGGGLVSASDPDREIAETELKAKVFLEALNRVREENLD